The following coding sequences are from one Streptomyces sp. NBC_01294 window:
- the hypB gene encoding hydrogenase nickel incorporation protein HypB yields the protein MCRVVDLRQAVLAKNDVAAQVLRAELTARGTTVVNLLSSPGSGKTALLERELLLARERGVAVAALTADLATENDAVRLARSGVPVKQVLTDGLCHLEAGMLGRHLDGWLPEDTRLLFVENVGNLVCPATYDLGESLRVVLASVTEGEDKPLKYPTAFGLAQLVVVTKTDIARAVEFDEDAFRAHVQQVNPGVEVVLTSARAGEGLGVLLDRALAAGAGAATHTPVMARQQQSHGHGHGHDHGHDHVHGPDHDHGPDHDHVHGPDHDHDHDHPHVQPAAQSR from the coding sequence ATGTGCCGAGTGGTCGATCTGCGGCAGGCGGTACTCGCCAAGAACGACGTCGCCGCCCAGGTCCTGCGCGCCGAACTCACCGCGCGCGGTACGACGGTCGTCAACCTGCTCTCCAGCCCCGGCAGCGGCAAGACGGCCCTGCTGGAGCGCGAACTGCTCCTCGCGCGGGAGCGGGGCGTGGCCGTGGCCGCGCTGACGGCGGACCTGGCCACCGAGAACGACGCGGTACGGCTGGCCCGTTCGGGCGTACCGGTCAAGCAGGTCCTCACCGACGGGCTGTGCCACCTGGAGGCCGGGATGCTCGGCCGGCACCTGGACGGCTGGCTGCCCGAGGACACCCGGCTGCTCTTCGTGGAGAACGTGGGCAACCTGGTCTGCCCGGCGACCTACGACCTCGGGGAGTCGCTGCGGGTGGTGCTCGCCTCGGTGACCGAGGGCGAGGACAAGCCGCTGAAGTATCCGACCGCCTTCGGACTGGCGCAGCTGGTGGTGGTCACCAAGACCGACATCGCGCGGGCCGTCGAGTTCGACGAGGACGCCTTCCGCGCCCACGTCCAGCAGGTCAACCCCGGTGTGGAGGTGGTCCTCACCTCCGCTCGTGCGGGGGAGGGCCTGGGCGTCCTGCTCGACCGGGCGCTGGCGGCGGGGGCGGGCGCCGCGACGCACACCCCGGTCATGGCCCGTCAGCAGCAGTCCCACGGCCACGGCCATGGACACGACCATGGCCACGACCACGTACACGGGCCGGATCACGACCACGGGCCCGATCACGACCACGTACACGGACCCGATCACGATCACGACCACGATCACCCGCACGTCCAGCCCGCCGCGCAGTCCCGCTGA
- a CDS encoding hydrogenase maturation protease has translation MSGRVLVAGIGNVFLGDDGFGVETVRALAAQPLPDDVEVVDFGVRGVHLAYQLLDGYDTLLLVDATARGGEPGTLYLIEAGADADSGSAPPAGRPGGGAVLDGHHMSPDAVLALLDTLCAGTGTTPPRRTLVLGCEPACVEEGIGLSAPVTAAVPEAVRMALDLIRDPSTTKPADLAAN, from the coding sequence GTGAGCGGCAGGGTCCTGGTCGCGGGCATCGGCAACGTCTTCCTCGGCGACGACGGCTTCGGCGTCGAGACCGTGCGGGCGCTGGCCGCGCAGCCGCTGCCCGACGACGTCGAGGTGGTGGACTTCGGCGTGCGCGGAGTCCACCTCGCCTACCAGCTCCTCGACGGCTACGACACGCTCCTGCTGGTCGACGCCACCGCGCGCGGCGGCGAGCCGGGCACGCTCTACCTCATCGAGGCCGGCGCCGACGCCGACTCCGGCTCGGCCCCGCCGGCCGGCCGGCCCGGCGGCGGCGCCGTGCTCGACGGCCACCACATGTCCCCGGACGCCGTCCTCGCACTGCTGGACACCCTGTGCGCCGGAACCGGCACCACCCCACCGCGGCGCACCCTGGTCCTCGGCTGCGAACCGGCCTGCGTCGAGGAGGGCATCGGACTGAGCGCACCCGTGACCGCAGCCGTCCCCGAGGCCGTACGCATGGCCCTGGACCTGATCCGCGACCCGTCCACGACGAAGCCGGCGGACCTCGCCGCGAACTGA
- a CDS encoding DUF6893 family small protein: protein MKNAVIGGAAAAALAAVLAVVFPDLRRYLRMRRM from the coding sequence ATGAAGAACGCCGTCATCGGCGGGGCCGCGGCCGCCGCCCTCGCCGCGGTCCTCGCCGTCGTCTTCCCCGACCTCCGGCGCTACCTGCGCATGCGCAGGATGTGA
- the hypF gene encoding carbamoyltransferase HypF, with translation MEAVQRRRVTVRGVVQGVGFRPYVYTRAIGLGLAGHVTNTPEGVVAEVEGAPAAVSRFCERLAADAPPLAVVDAVDHHEVPVAGGSGFTIIASRTGGPARTLVSPDVATCADCLTELADPADRRHRHPFITCTHCGPRFTIVTGLPYDRAHTTMARFPMCPDCAREYGDPADRRFHAQPVACPACGPRLRLLTGRPPRETPDVDPVAEARRLLTAGAILAVKGLGGYHLACDAGHPGAVSELRRRKARGDKPFALMARDLADAERFAHIGPEERALLEGGVRPIVLLRRRGGTEGRATPGGVADEVAPRCPDLGVMLPYTPVHHLLLGLPGDPQGPRLLVMTSGNLAGEPIVTDDDEALDRLALLADAWLTHDRPIHVPCDDSVVRVCDGETLTVRRSRGYAPMPLTLPLPVPATLAAGGDLKNAFCLGEGRRAWLSAHVGDMDDLATQDAFERAERQLESITGVSPVRLAADRHPGYRSAGWARRAAGARPLVRVQHHHAHVASAMAEHGLDGGRRVIGIAFDGTGYGDDGAVWGGEVLLADYAGYTRFAHLAYVPLPGGDAAVHRPYRMALSHLRAAGIGWAPDLPCTAACPADELRVLERQLERDLNCVPTSSMGRLFDAVSSLAGVCHRAGYEAQAAIELEGVALGAALGAADPDSGPGLDPDSGPGYAFGLCVPPGPDAGPVTADPAPVLAAVVADVRAGTDRALIAARFHASVAALVGTLCGLARERHGLDTVALTGGVFANTLLSSACARTLRASGFTVLRHGRVPPNDGGLSLGQLMVAAASATEHHPQQGEAHVPGGTRQSA, from the coding sequence ATGGAGGCCGTGCAGCGCCGCCGGGTCACGGTCCGGGGGGTGGTCCAGGGCGTCGGCTTCCGGCCCTACGTCTACACCCGCGCGATCGGGCTCGGCCTCGCCGGCCACGTCACCAACACCCCCGAGGGCGTCGTCGCCGAGGTCGAGGGCGCCCCCGCGGCCGTGTCGCGGTTCTGCGAGCGGCTCGCGGCGGACGCGCCCCCGCTGGCCGTCGTCGACGCCGTCGACCACCACGAGGTGCCCGTCGCGGGCGGCTCCGGATTCACCATCATCGCCTCCCGGACCGGCGGCCCCGCCCGCACGCTCGTCTCCCCGGACGTGGCCACCTGCGCCGACTGCCTCACCGAGCTGGCGGACCCGGCCGACCGGCGCCACCGCCACCCCTTCATCACCTGCACGCACTGCGGGCCGCGCTTCACCATCGTCACCGGGCTGCCGTACGACCGCGCCCACACCACCATGGCCCGCTTCCCGATGTGCCCCGACTGCGCCCGCGAGTACGGCGACCCCGCCGACCGCCGCTTCCACGCCCAGCCGGTCGCCTGCCCGGCCTGCGGCCCCCGGCTGAGGCTCCTGACCGGGCGGCCGCCCCGCGAGACCCCGGACGTCGACCCGGTCGCCGAGGCCCGCCGGCTCCTGACGGCCGGGGCGATCCTCGCCGTCAAGGGCCTGGGCGGCTACCACCTGGCCTGCGACGCCGGCCACCCGGGCGCCGTGTCGGAGCTGCGCCGCCGCAAGGCCCGCGGGGACAAGCCCTTCGCGCTGATGGCCCGGGACCTCGCCGACGCCGAGCGCTTCGCGCACATCGGTCCCGAGGAACGCGCCCTGCTCGAAGGAGGCGTACGGCCCATCGTGCTGCTGCGCCGCCGCGGCGGTACGGAGGGCAGGGCCACCCCGGGCGGTGTGGCGGACGAGGTCGCCCCGCGCTGTCCCGACCTCGGCGTGATGCTCCCGTACACGCCGGTCCACCACCTGCTGCTCGGTCTGCCCGGTGACCCGCAGGGCCCCCGCCTGCTCGTCATGACCAGCGGGAACCTCGCGGGAGAGCCCATCGTCACGGACGACGACGAGGCCCTGGACCGGCTCGCCCTCCTCGCCGACGCCTGGCTCACGCACGACCGTCCCATCCACGTGCCCTGCGACGACTCCGTGGTGCGGGTCTGCGACGGCGAGACCCTGACCGTACGGCGCTCCCGCGGGTACGCCCCGATGCCGCTGACCCTGCCGCTGCCGGTCCCCGCGACCCTCGCCGCGGGCGGGGACCTGAAGAACGCCTTCTGCCTCGGCGAAGGGCGCCGGGCCTGGCTCTCCGCCCATGTCGGCGACATGGACGACCTCGCGACCCAGGACGCCTTCGAACGCGCCGAGCGGCAGCTGGAGTCCATCACCGGCGTCAGCCCCGTCCGCCTCGCCGCCGACCGGCACCCCGGCTACCGCTCCGCCGGGTGGGCCCGGCGCGCCGCGGGCGCTCGTCCGCTCGTCCGCGTGCAGCACCACCACGCGCACGTCGCCTCCGCCATGGCGGAGCACGGTCTGGACGGCGGCCGCCGGGTGATCGGCATCGCCTTCGACGGCACCGGCTACGGAGACGACGGCGCCGTGTGGGGCGGCGAGGTCCTGCTCGCCGACTACGCCGGGTACACCCGGTTCGCCCACCTCGCGTACGTCCCGCTGCCGGGCGGCGACGCGGCCGTGCACCGCCCGTACCGCATGGCGCTGTCCCACCTGCGCGCGGCGGGCATCGGCTGGGCCCCGGACCTGCCCTGCACGGCCGCCTGCCCGGCCGACGAACTCCGGGTGCTGGAGCGGCAGTTGGAGCGGGACCTGAACTGCGTCCCGACCTCCAGCATGGGCCGCCTCTTCGACGCCGTCTCCTCCCTGGCCGGAGTCTGCCACCGCGCCGGCTACGAGGCGCAGGCCGCGATCGAGCTGGAGGGCGTGGCGCTCGGCGCGGCGCTCGGCGCGGCCGACCCCGACTCCGGCCCCGGCCTCGACCCCGATTCCGGCCCCGGCTACGCCTTCGGCCTGTGCGTCCCGCCGGGCCCCGACGCGGGCCCGGTCACCGCCGATCCGGCGCCCGTCCTGGCCGCCGTGGTCGCCGACGTCCGCGCGGGCACGGACCGGGCGCTGATCGCCGCCCGCTTCCACGCCTCCGTCGCCGCCCTCGTCGGCACCCTCTGCGGGCTCGCGCGCGAGCGCCACGGCCTGGACACCGTCGCACTGACCGGCGGCGTCTTCGCCAACACCCTGCTCTCCTCCGCGTGCGCCCGCACCCTGCGCGCGTCCGGATTCACCGTCCTGCGGCACGGCCGGGTCCCCCCGAACGACGGCGGGTTGTCCCTCGGCCAGCTCATGGTGGCGGCGGCCTCAGCCACGGAGCACCACCCACAGCAAGGAGAAGCCCATGTGCCTGGCGGTACCCGGCAGAGTGCTTGA
- a CDS encoding hydrogenase maturation nickel metallochaperone HypA: MHEMSIAMAVVGQVEEAARAGGARAVTSVRLRVGELAGVVPDALAFCFELACAGTVLDGASLVTESVTARARCGSCPGTWAVGMPPELCCPGCGRATDVELLSGRELEILSVRWEDGPAGARTREPIPEEA; the protein is encoded by the coding sequence ATGCACGAGATGTCGATCGCCATGGCCGTCGTGGGCCAGGTGGAAGAGGCGGCCCGAGCGGGCGGCGCGCGCGCCGTCACGTCCGTACGGCTCCGGGTCGGCGAGCTGGCGGGGGTGGTCCCCGACGCGCTGGCCTTCTGTTTCGAACTGGCCTGTGCCGGAACGGTCCTCGACGGCGCGTCGCTTGTCACCGAATCCGTGACGGCCCGCGCCCGCTGCGGGTCCTGTCCCGGCACCTGGGCCGTGGGAATGCCCCCGGAACTGTGCTGCCCCGGATGCGGCAGGGCCACGGACGTGGAACTGCTGTCGGGCCGCGAGCTGGAGATCCTCAGCGTGCGCTGGGAGGACGGCCCCGCCGGTGCCCGTACCCGCGAACCGATTCCCGAGGAGGCCTGA